From Actinomycetes bacterium:
GGTGACGTGGTCGACCTCGACGCCACGCTCAGCCAGGAGTTCTTCGACGTCGCGGTAGGACAGGCCGAAGCGCAAGTACCAGCGGACCGCGATGACGATGACATCGGGTGGGAAGCGGAAGCCTGCGAAGGCGGACTGCGGAGCGGGAGCAGGGCGAGGACGGCGGGTTCTCATGCCGCCAGTCTCGCTGCTCCAAGGCGGTCACAGCGCACGCAACACCGCCCCGCGAGTCTTCCCGGCGGCGGTGGTGGCCGAGGCCAAGGTTGGTTGCCGGCCCAGACCTACGGGTGACCATCGCCGGGCGGATGGCCTGTTTGGCTCGTCGGTTGGTCGCCTCGACTCCCGCGATGGTCAGGAAGCTGAACAGGTGCGCGCGTTCGCGCGCCAGATGGCTCAGCATCGCCGGTTGGGCGCATGGACGCTCCGACCGGTGATGAGCCGATCGACCATGCTCCCGAGCCCGTTCGGCCTGGGCCGCGGTGACCTCACCTGCGTCAGGGTCGGCGCCTGCG
This genomic window contains:
- a CDS encoding IS6 family transposase codes for the protein MRTRRPRPAPAPQSAFAGFRFPPDVIVIAVRWYLRFGLSYRDVEELLAERGVEVDHVT